The following proteins come from a genomic window of Achromobacter deleyi:
- the prpF gene encoding 2-methylaconitate cis-trans isomerase PrpF, producing MAHAPQIKIPATYMRGGTSKGVFFKLDDLPESARAPGPARDALLMRVIGSPDPYGKQIDGMGAATSSTSKTVIIGKSSRPEHDVDYLFGQVSIDQAFVDWSGNCGNLSAAVGPFAISNGLVDPARVPRNGIAVVRIWQANIQKTIIAHVPITDGAVQETGDFELDGVTFPAAELQLEFMNPAEEGDGGSMFPTGNLVDDLEVPGIGTFKATMINSGIPTIFLDAQALGYSGTELQDDINGDAAALARFETIRAHGALRMGLIQKLEDAAARQHTPKVAFVASPKAYTSSSGKQIGAGDIDVLVRALSMGKLHHAMMGTASVAIATAAAVPGTLVNLAAGGGQRDQVNFGHPSGTLRVGAQAQLVDGEWTVTKAIMSRSARVLMEGCVHIPPTGF from the coding sequence ATGGCCCATGCCCCCCAGATCAAGATTCCCGCCACCTACATGCGCGGCGGCACCAGCAAAGGCGTGTTCTTCAAGCTCGACGACCTGCCCGAATCCGCCCGCGCGCCGGGCCCGGCGCGCGATGCGCTGCTGATGCGCGTCATCGGCAGCCCGGATCCCTACGGCAAACAGATCGACGGCATGGGCGCGGCCACCTCCAGCACCAGCAAGACCGTCATCATCGGCAAGAGCAGCCGGCCGGAACATGACGTCGACTACCTGTTCGGCCAGGTCTCGATCGACCAGGCCTTCGTCGACTGGAGCGGCAACTGCGGCAACCTGTCGGCCGCCGTCGGTCCCTTCGCCATCAGCAACGGCCTGGTCGACCCGGCCCGCGTGCCGCGCAACGGCATCGCCGTGGTGCGCATCTGGCAGGCCAACATCCAGAAGACCATCATCGCCCACGTGCCCATCACCGACGGCGCGGTGCAGGAGACCGGCGACTTCGAGCTGGACGGCGTAACCTTCCCGGCCGCCGAACTGCAGCTGGAATTCATGAACCCGGCCGAGGAAGGCGACGGCGGCTCGATGTTCCCCACCGGCAACCTGGTGGACGACCTGGAAGTGCCCGGCATAGGCACCTTCAAGGCCACCATGATCAACTCCGGCATCCCCACCATCTTCCTGGACGCGCAAGCCCTGGGCTACAGCGGCACCGAACTGCAGGACGACATCAACGGCGACGCCGCCGCGCTGGCCCGCTTCGAGACCATCCGCGCCCACGGCGCGCTGCGCATGGGCCTGATCCAGAAACTGGAAGACGCGGCCGCGCGCCAGCACACGCCCAAGGTCGCCTTCGTGGCCAGCCCCAAGGCCTACACCTCGTCCAGCGGCAAGCAGATCGGCGCCGGCGACATCGACGTGCTGGTGCGCGCCCTGTCCATGGGCAAGCTGCACCACGCCATGATGGGCACCGCCTCGGTCGCCATCGCCACCGCCGCGGCCGTGCCCGGCACGCTGGTCAACCTGGCCGCCGGCGGCGGACAGCGCGACCAGGTCAACTTCGGCCATCCGTCGGGCACGCTGCGCGTCGGCGCGCAGGCCCAGTTGGTCGACGGCGAATGGACGGTCACCAAAGCCATCATGAGCCGCAGCGCGCGCGTGCTGATGGAAGGCTGCGTGCACATTCCGCCCACCGGGTTCTGA